Within Ipomoea triloba cultivar NCNSP0323 chromosome 9, ASM357664v1, the genomic segment ctataataatatgCACTCAATAGTATCGATCATTAATAACCTATTTTATAACACCTAAGTAACCGAGAAGTCCGTACATTGCACCGAAAAGTTACCACAAAAAGTTTCCTTTCGATTACCAGTACCACCAGAGGTGCCGTGGATTGCACCTCTCGAAAGGGTGCAACTTAAGTTTAATTAAGCACCTTTCAGTGCTGCCACGATGCAATAAAAACACTTCATGTGCTTAATTAAGTAATAAGCATTTTTATCTGGTCTCACCCTCCTTTATAGCTCTTCATCCACACTAACCGAATAGATCTCACAGAATATTAGCACATTAATAAATGGTGACTCCAAAAGTCTTTTTATGCTAATCCGTTGGTATATATGGCAAGTGAGGAAGGACAAGATTTGGAATGCACAAAGCACACCAGCTACCTCTATTGTCTTCAAAGCCAAAGCTCACTTTTGCGAATGGAAGTCTATCAAAGAGAAAGGGATTGTACATACTCCTTCGCAGCAGGACTTTATCTCAAAATGGCAAAAACTAGTGACGGGGtgatttaaaattaatgttgACGCCTCCTTGGACACCCAAAGAGGCCGCATGGGCATTGGCTGGATTATTAGAGACGAAAATGGTGTCTTCAAGAAAGCAAGATCTGCTCCATTCTTTGGGATCTATTCGCCATCTGAATTTTTgtaatgttttatttttggaCCTTAATTGAATGCATCCTccattttactttatttttaaaaaaaatcataaaattcacgaaaataaaaaacaaaaatgtttcAAACTTGAAAATTCACCGACAAAATTTCAAAGCTCAAACGTAGACGGTCCGGGTAGGTAAACCCGTGACAATAATGTACGTAAAAATTTATTAGTATTTGGAAGCATTTGCGACCACCCCGTGACACAGACAAAACTCCACAAATTTCAAAACCATCATAACGTAAGACCCACACCCTGCCCCCTGCCCTTCATTTCCCTCTCTCCAACGACACAAAAACCACACCAAATGCAACATCCTATTCCTAGTACCTACTCATTCCACCCTGTCTTCAATCCAAAACACTAAATTCTCGATTAAGACTgaattaataaaactaattaaacttACCCACCAACACAAACACGAACACTTATTATCTCACCAATCTCCAATCCAAAACACCAAATTCTCAGATCACGACtaaattagtaaaattaattaaagcagTTTAGCTGCAAAGTTCGCGGGCGACGCCGAGTCTGGAATTGGGCACGTCGAAGAGGATGCGGTGGTTCTGCTGCTGCATGTTGGCGATGACGTTGAGGACGGAGTTAACGTTGTCCGGCGCGGCGGCCATGGCCAGGCAGGTGGTGCTCCCGGCCGTGCTGTGGATCAGGAAATTATCTTGCGGCAGCGTCACGTTCATCCCCTGGAACATAAAAGTTATGGTGGGCACCGTGACGGGCACCGTGTAGCACGTGTCGAACCCGCCCAGTGACGTCACCGTCGTGTTCTTCCCCATCCGCCGCCGGAACTCGTTTCTCACGGCGGCGTACGCGGGTTCTACTAGCCTGGTGAAGACCGTGCCGGAATCGATGACGGTGCCGGCGCCGGTGACGGGGTTGAAGGCGAACGCGCCGGGAGGGATGTCGACGACTCGGCGGCCGACCTTGATTCCGACGAGGTTGACGTAGTAGAGGGAGGATCTCCGGGGGTTTTTGAGGAGGTGGGTGTACTTAATCCTTAGGGGTTGGCCGGTGGGCCCCAATCTGAGGGAGCCGGCGAAGTTGGGGGACTTGAAGCTGGGCAAGCAGTAGGAGAATGTGGACTTGTAGAGGGACTGGGTTTGGGACAGCAGCGAGAGGGGCCCACGGCCGAGCCCCAGTAGACCTTGCGGCGGCATTGAGCTTCCCGTGGCCCTACGGACGCAGCCGAACGTGTAGCCCGGCACGGCGTCTGTGGCCAGTGTCACGGTGTCTTGGGACAGGTTTCCGGCTATTGTAGAAACGCCGTAACTCACGTTGAAACTACACGCGCCGCCTTCGCACGTAGACTTTGGCATCTGAAAGTTTACATCAACATTATTCATCAAGGAATTGTCATAAAGTGATCATCacctaacctttttttttttttttggataactAAAAAACCCCACAACATTTGTTTTAGGTAAATAATGTATTGTCACTTTAACAAACAAAAGATTTTAGGAAGTAAACTAgcctaaattatttataaaaggtAAAGATTAGAACTTTGACATTGTAATTATAAGTGTAAATCTCTTAtcatttttaaatcaatttaaattgttCATAATTGATCTACTCAAAACAAGAAAGTAAATAGACAATTCTcattaaaatcaaatttattataaCATTATAGTTACTAAATCATTATGACTAATTTGAATGGGTTGCCCATCATCACCTAACTTTGTACGACTATTAAAATGAacattcattttccagaaatagacatgattttatttttttacaggaatatataaaaatgtgtgTCATTAATAGAATTTAGACATCTTCCTAATGtcataagatttttttaaagtactatTTGTCTATACTATTTTCAATGAGGTTTGAACATTTGAAAGATCTACAGATGAGCCATTAAGCTAAAAGCTACTTGTCAAAAATGTTATAAATAGTGTGGTAAgataaggccctgtttggtaaataataaacctatcagccaattttagcttatttgattactattagttgtttggttaataagctttttgtaattccaaaatgctaaaattcaaaaggctactcaaagcagcattttcaattaactttttgagaaaagaaattataccaaacagctatcagctaacagctaatctacaaacaactttctacaatcagctaatgttatcaacaaattatactttctaacccaaacagctaacccaatcaactaacagtcatttaccaaacacggcTAAGACGGCATTTAATGCTATCATTTATTACAAAGATGGCAAAAATGTTATAAATGAACAATATAAATAGAAAGTTAAATATTTGATCCAAattaaatttcttgaaaatattttagaaaACTGATTTATTCGAAGGAGATGATAATAGTACATTAGTACGTACCAGATGGCATTGAGGAGCTCCACAGCTGACATTCTTGAAAGTGGTGGACTTGGGCGGCGAGAAGTGAGTGGAGGCAGGGCAACCGGCGCAGCCGGTACAGGGAATCCAGGCGGCGTCGCTGCTGGTGTCCATGGCCAGAAGCAAGGTCTGGGGCGGGGTCCCAATCTTGGCCCTCACAATGTAGGTGGGGCTCTGCATCATCTGCCGCCCGGAGGCGATGGGCACGGCGGATTTGCCGGCGACGAGGCTGCTCAAGTACTCGAGCCTCGCCTCGTCTTTGGTCTGCATTTGAAGCACGGTTTCTTCCCATGAAAGTGAAGGGGAAGACCCAGACGGCCTAAACGGAGAGCAGGAGCTGTAAACGTGGAGGACTTGCAGGGTTGAGCCCTTTTCTTCAACTTTGCAGTTGCCTCTGCCGCTGCATTGTCCTACTGTGAATAGAACTGCTAAGGCTAGGGATACTAAGAGGATGGCCTTCATGGCTTCAGGCTTTCTCTGTATTTGGTAGATGCTTCATTTTGGGTTGGTCTGCCAGTGTATATATAGGGGAAAGTTCAATAATAGGGTGGGGGCAACCAGTCAAGTTTATCATATTGTTagttatttatgatattttttatttaattcggTCAGCTATAAGCAATTTAGGATTAATTTACCCAATAGTTATTTATGTGGATCACTGTAAAAATGACTGTGTTTTGCGTATTTGTTTTACACGCGACCCGCTGAAACAtgcatttttataactcatgatgtatattattttaactcataaaatgcaTTACATTACCCTAGaagttcattattctaacatataatgtacattattctaatatataaagTACGCTATTCCAACTCATAAAATTCACGACGTCATTTTGGATcttggtccacacaataatttgcctagtTTATCTCCTTGTAATCTTTTATTGGCTAGAGTCATAAGACAATTTTACCGAAAACAcaccttaaaattttcaataatggGGGCAATCAGGCATTTAACTAAGTTGGTCAGATTGTTAGTTCGGTAACCATATGATTTCAAGTTCAATTTTCTGTGTGagttatttattgatttttttttatttgaaccgGTCAATTATAGATAACCTAGCCTTGATTTATCTCCTTGTAATTTTTTATCAACTAAAATCAATGGATCATAAGGCAAGTTTACCCTATGCACATTTTCGGAAAAAATCAATAATGCATGTGATATTCGGAGAACCatgttttaacttttatttgtttacatgtctAAAGAGAGCTAGCTTGAATACAACCATGTTTTAACTTTTATCTGTTTACTTGTATAAAGAGAAGTGGCTAGAATACATAATTGAAAGTACTCTCTTTATATAGTTTACTTGTCACATTATAGGATACATATATACTCTGATTAATCACAGCCCTAAAACTAGGTTAAAGTAGCAAGTAATGCTCTAACTCTAATAATTAACTTCGTTGGttatttgtttactttttaaCTCCTACATATCATAAAAGTTGTCGGTTTGGTAATATAGAAACAGGTTTTAAGAAAAGTTAAAGAAAAATtacgttgtttttttttttttttttttgcctaaacTTAAAAAGCATATCATTGTTTTAACCTTTTTAAACTTTATCCGAAGAAAGATAATGTGGGAAAGTAAGATTATTCAGTCGTTATAGGGGACCGTGGTCACTAATACTACAGGTCATCTCAAAGATAttgtcttacatttgtttttatattatcgaatgaaactgtagttatatcgaaatgtaactgtagttgtgttaaaatgtaactgcagtgtatatgaactgatactgaatagcagtttcacatttgtgtttttatattatcgaatgaaactgtagttatatcgaaaagtaaatgcagttgtgttgaaatgtaactgctgtgtatatgaactgaaagtgaatggcatggaacggaggtcgtttcatatgtctgttttcattaatcaaaacgacgtcgttttgatgcgcggtccacgatCGATATAATTTGCGAAGATTATTTGTGATGTTTATTACACGAGAATGGACAACATTgtataataatgaaataaaagaaaagaatattCTTATTTTTGTGGGccaaaaatagagtttaatgTTATAGAGTTTAATGCTATACATTTTAGGTTAAGAGAAAGCTAAGTGTCAAATTTTTATGTGGAGCATTAGtacaaggtacatttttaacatattaaaagtttactatttgtgtactgaatatacattatttaaaaatatataaaataatgtatttttagtattaaataatgtacttttagtatattaaaaatatattatttatttatgatccatACAGCAGCGTGTACCGTGCTCCATCAAATAATGATTAAAGCTAAGGCCTAAGGGGCAGAGTAAGGTGAGAGAGTAATATgtatacaataatattaaagatGCACCCCAATCCCCTAGACGGCTAGACCCCATCTATCAAATACCCTCAAATACATACTTGTACATTTGATCTCGGAGGCTAACAAATGCACTAGGAAGACTCACTTGGCCACTCCTTCTATggctatagaataatattagggtgtgtttggttggggggtttaggcataaggtataggtatcaaagtgattgttagtgtttggttgataggttttgtgaatgctactatgggtttggaataccccattaatggcaaaatccatacccttattaaataagggtttcatcttccttcatcatttcttccccaactattaataatcattcccattccacccaactaccaaacatgctaaatactttcaccaaaacccattacccttaccaagtatttgatacccattccgattccgattcccatgtgcgaaccaaacgcacccttattATTAAGTTTAAACTCTAAACTTAagatcctttaaaaaaaataataagagacGGATGAATAAAGTAAATTGTAAGATATTTCTCAATTAATATACAAACTTTCAAGTGTAAGTCTCACCGACGACAATGTGGGGCAACCTTTCAAAAGTCTGGCCtctgtgttcagctgagttatcatgatttactaCATCATCCTAGATGCTCTACCAGACTGGAACGTAAGGGAGCCAAGTTGTCATGATTTACATTATCATCCTAGATGCTCTATTGGACTGGGGTttgagattcaaccttttgggaacaatatacattattattattattattattattattattattattattattattatttatggtgGTGGCTTAGCTTGATACAGACTGTAATTCCATTCTCGAGTTTCGTGTGTGTATGTGCGATGGCATCTAATTGCGTTATAGAATCATGAAAAAGCATgaaaataatacatttataataaagTTAGGTAAGTTTTAGTGGCGCATTGCTTGTCTCTTCTTTTTTCAGAATGTGGGGGATCAGAATGGCAACCACGAATATCATGAACTACTAAACCTATATTAATATATAGTACCAAAATAAaagttgcattttttttttttggaaaacgaAATAAAAGTTacattaacaaatataataaggattatgatatttataatttacttttaaaatactaaaaatcatatttcaattttttttgaaaagtacacATTTAATCACTTAAATATTCTAATtgcttaaaatattttttaaatgaaaaaaatgtcattttataaaTGTTGTCtaacaataaaacaaaatctACGTATCTCTAGATACATTCATGTGCTGATGCATGTGAGTGATTGGAGTAGTACCTGCTCCCatacattctttctttcttgtctACTTCTCAAATATTAGTTGGGAGGCTAGGAAAAAGATGTTCAAAGTAGATAGAGCATAATTCTCGTACTTAAAAGTTACGATTCTTATTAATATTCTCTTGGTCAAGTCTGTCGCACATGTCTTTCTAGTGTAGTTTACTTTGTTTTGAGTAATTTACGAAATACGAATTTACCTATTGCACACTCTCGAATAGTGATGGTGAGTGTTtttcataaaaagaaaaacaaataaataaaaagttgtgactaataataattaaatgaacAAAATCTTGTATTGAGCTTAATCTCAAAAGGCAGCTCACGTGGAGTCATGGAAAGAGTGTCTGAGATTCTTTAAATCTAGGTTAATGCAACATATtttggttaaataattaaatttatattgtccaaaatatctataatatattatttataagaaaattagtaatttaatttttttctatgaaTCTAAATAAAATCTTGCATATTTAAACTCTATTACTTTTTGGTTTTGGTCCTTTTggatgtaaaaataaaaaaaattaagtcattCAAGTTAATATTCAAAAAGCAAAATTACTTTTATCCATGAAACAAAATGGAATTGCGGGTGCAATTAATTAACCAGATATGGGAATATTCTTTCTCTTTGAGAGGATGTTGGCAATGATTAAGGCTGGTCAAAAGTAATAAAGTTGCTCAATAATTCCCATCGTACATCTAATGCCAATTAATGATgcttattattaattacatcTAATAACCATTTGCGATTTTCTACTCATGCACCATGTTAAAATAATCAAAAGTGTGATTCTATGTTACTCTCCTAATATTCACTTTATTTTATGTGAcatcattaattatttgattgatttttttagttgattaataagcaattttatttaaagttaTTGTGGGTGTCAATCAATTCATAAATAGTATTGTTACCACATTAGAATGTAATAAATAAGAGACAGAGAAATTTCAAGTGGCACGTACAGATAATCAAGAAATTGAGAACAATAATATTTGCAAAGTGGTTTACTATTGATCAATCATGTTTACAAATTACAAGAAGGGACGTATTTATAGGGATACAAAGCTTGGTTGTCCTTGCTAAGGCAAGATTGGTAAAGATAGAGTTACAATTATACACATAAacgaattgaagaagaaattcTAAATATGATGAAATACAGAATCCTATTACGCTCTCTCAAGCTTAAAGTTCTCTATAGAGAATATTGATCTTGTCCCTTAAAAGATTGAGTCTAGTAGTGGTGagtggtttggtgaagatgtctgcAAGTTGACCCTTTGTAGAGATGTAGTTCACTTATAGCTCCTTTGAGACTACTTTGTCATGAATAAAGTGGTAgtttattttacatgtttagttCGGACATGAAAAACAGAATTTGCACACAGATAAGTAGCACGCACCAATATTGTCACACCATAGTCAATGTGGTTTTGCTACTATGAGTCCGAGTTCACAAATGAGAGTGACTAACCATATTACTTCTACCGAGGCATTTGCTATGGTTTTGTATTATGCTTTTGTTAAGGATCTAGCCATTGTCTTTTGCTTGCGACAAGCCCAAGGGATTATATTTTTACCAATGAAGATAGCAAAACCACTAGtaaatttttggtcatttagACTCCCCGCCCTATAAGAGTCCAAGAAAACATGAATATCATTAGAGTTGGATTTGTAAAACGTAGTCCAAAGTCTAGAATCCCTTTGACATACCTTAGAACCCATTTGAGTGTCACCCAGTGCTAAATGTTTAGATAGTGCATCAACTGACAAAGTTTGTTGAATGCAAAGTAGATATTTGGATGAGTGATGGTTATGTGCTTAAGTACTCTAACAAGGCTACGATATTGTCTAAGATTTTCATATGGTTGACTTGTGTATGTTATACTTAACTTATTATTAACTGGAATTAGAGTTGAAATTAGTTTCTAGTGTTCCATTCTTGATCTTATATACCTTTTGTGAGACAATGTCATTGCCCCATCACTATTAACTATCTTTATACCAAAAAGAAGCTCAGCGACATCATATCTCTGATTTTAAAAACATCAGCTAGCCTGTTTGTAATTGAGATCAAGAGGTTTTTTGTTGCTGCCCATTATTagtatatcatcaacataaactaataaataaatctgAGTGTTAACAACGGAATAGATAATAAGAGACACATAAGCTTTTAATGCCTATAAACCGATTGAAAGTAAGTAATCATGATGATTGAACCACACGCGAGGTACATGTTTCAAGCCATATAGTGATTTCTGCAATTTGCAAACATGAGTAGGAAAGTTTTTGTCTATATAAACTGGTGGTTGCTTCATAAAAACATTTTCACGTAAGCATCCATGCATTTAGAAAGACATTGTGAACATCAAACTGACGAATTGACTAGTTTATAGTTATGGCAAGAGATAAAAGAAGTCTTAccatagttggtttgaccactAAATCGAAAATGTCAAAGTAATTTTCTCCTTCAACTTGATTGAACCCTTTAGGAGTAAGTCGAGCCTTGTAACATTTAAttggagttaattccagcaatggtcatccgattatgttgattttccaaaattagtccctgacttttaatttagacaatttaggtcccttgactttcaaattctttccaatgttggtcctttcgtcaaattttgattaaattaaggtcaaatgaaggggtaaaattatccgttcacttgtatacttgtatttcttctgtcctatacgctatatatatgaatataatatcagttgAAGAGACATTGAATGAGATTAtttggcttcgattgagacttcgactgagattatattcatatatacagcgtataggataggagaaatacgagtaataatacactaaacatgtgaacggacaatttaaTCCCTTCATTTGACGAagggaccaacattggaaagaatttgaaagtcaagggaccaaaattgtccaaattaaaagtcggggactaattttggaaaatcaacatagtcggaggaccattgctggaattaactccatTTAATTGATTCATCAACTTTTCAATTGACTAGGAACACTCACTTGCATCCTATCACATTCATATTTTGTTTAGTGGAACTAACTTCTAAGTGTTGTTATGTAGTAAGGCCTTGAACTCTTGGTTCATCATTGTTTTCCATGCAGGGTTCTTCAAAACTTGAGAGTAGCAGGTGAATTCAGAATTTTCTACACGTGACGATCAAGGCTTTGTTACTCGTAGAACTACTAGTCAGGTGGCAATGTACGATAGTATGCGTTTGTTGAGCCAGAATTGTTAGTTGGCACCGCTCGGGCTTGGAAGGAACAATTGGAGAATGCTTGGGTGTGAATTCTATTGAGGTAGGTTGCGTCGACATAGTTGTGTCCCTAGCTAGACTGGTAACATAACCATGTCCAAAGCGTGTCAAGGTAGTATCCCTCTCTGACTAGGCGACACAACCACGACACGAGGGCGACACGACTATGTCCTCTTGTTGGCAGTGCGGTTGGCTCGGGGCACTAACAACAACCCTTGGTACTACATACTAAGCACGAACAGGAACCTGCGGAGAAGTATTTAATTTGCTACAAAAGGAAAAACATTCTTATGAAATCGGATATGACATACAATAAAATCTTTCTAGTATTGAGATTCAAATAACGATATCCTTGAAACGACTCTGGGTAACCAAGAAAGACATATGAGGCAaatcaaaactctatattttgCTTGGTGTAAGGACGAAGATAAGGAAAGCACAGACAAATAGAGACACAAAGGAAGAAATAAtcgagattttttttttattgatgagAGAATTAGAGCTCATATTGTTTAAGGTTGTAGAAAACATTTGGTTAATGAGGAAAACCGCAGTTCCATAGGCATAGACCCAATAGCTAGGAGGAATGGAGGTTTGGGCAAGCAAAGTGAGACCAGTTTAGAAAATGTGTCTGTGACGTCTTTCTACATGTCCATTTTACTCATATGTGTAAGCACATGATTGACGATgatttatttcaagattgacaAAGAACTTGTCTAATTTTTTGTATTCCCATCCTAGATCATACTAAATGGCTTTaattttacaacaaaaaatcTGCTCAACCAGTGCTTGAAACCAATGGAAAATGGTATAGATATATGTCTTTAGTTTCTTGGGAAAGAACCATGTATACTGAGAGTAATCATcaataaaaatgacaaaatagcGATAACCCTCATGAGATATAATTGGGGATGGCTCCCAAATGTCTGTTTAAACTAAACTTGATACAACAGAACtagacttttttctttttactcttTCTAGTAGAAACCATGAGGATTCCCCTAGTTTACATTCAAAACAAAGAGAGTTAACATTATTTAAGGGCTTAGATACTAGGCAAAGACGTAGAATATTGTGTAAGGCTTTTGAGTGAGGGTGACCAAGACGGTTGCGCCAAACTTTTGAAGATTCTTTGGATGTAATGATGAGATAATCATTCAGTTGATCAATTGTCATAGGTTCCTTTATGTTCAATGAAGAAACCATTACATGGTCTCAAGGCAGAGACATTTAAATGGGTAAAGATTCTACTCATCTAATTGGTAGGTTGACTTTTGCAAGTAGTCCAATTAAAACATTAGCTTTGCCAAGATACTCACATGTAGTGGAATCTCCCTAGCGCAAAGGCTGCAGCTGACTAAAGAGACTCAAAAATAATGCTTGTGAAGTGGACCCAAACACAGCTTTAATAGCTTGCCACAAGACCAGGGACGTGGCATATCCCATAACAACATACATAACTTTATCAAATAGAGACGAGATGAGCATcgacaaaaataaaagaatcctTACGAACCCAAGCTTGGGCTGCACGATTGGCTATGACGAAACAACCATCTGGAGCTTGAATGTAATGAGCCAGACACGAAAAGAAGTCATCCACGTATCCACTGTAGATTTTGGCCGTAGAGAAAGGGAATAATTTGGGCTTTCTGGAACAGATAATTTGAGGAAGTAAGTTTGGGGGAGATAAAGTGATGAGATGTTTGTAGAGTATTTATTGGGGCCGGGGGTGGAGGGATAATATCTGAGATGGTGCGAGAGGAGGAGTTAGTAGTGTCGGTGGTGTTGGCGGTAGGAGGCGGCGTGACGCCGGGAATGGCATCCCTAGTGGTGGTTGCGGCATGGCTGTTGTATTGTTGGTCATGGATCGTTTGGTATACTAATATGAGAtgagaataataatatttgcaAAGAGTTTTATTAAAGATCAATCATGTTTACAAAGTATAAGAAGAGACGTATTCATAGAGATACAAGAATTAGTCCTAGTTAGAGGTCGGACTTATAAAAGTAGAGTTAGAATAATACACATAAACAAATGAAGAATTCTATAGTTGATAAAATACATAGTCATAATaggaaaaataacatatttctAATTTTGGGgtcgtttactaactggaaattttctctagttttttgaaaatttgtaaaattgaagaatagaaaacagaaaggatgtttactagcacagttttgcATTTTAAAAACAGGaaacaatttttcaattttttggaaatctaaaacactattaaaaactgttttctaaatggaaaacagaatcatttatcatctattagattatatttcacatatattactatattagaattcaaagtaaaaattatatattataacatgtcattcaaatgaatatatccaaatattttaaatattaactttaaaaatattaatattatctaaactaaatttcatgtgaacttaataagttattggtttggatatacttttagttatgttatatacagatataaatttagttcggatatcaaatgtaattttttttacatatattggacttaaaagtaaaaattatatttactctatttaaaccaaatatattttaaaaataagatctaaaaatcacttgaaattaaacttatgttaattttataacgttaatctaaaaaaaataaatttgaaaaaaaaagtgttagtaaacaagttttctaaacagaaaacagagaatgaaaactgaaaaattagaaaactgaaaactgaaaacagTTTTATGTTAGTAAACAGGCCCACTTTTCTTGGTTAGAGTTTTTATCCTGCTCTTCGTTATATCTAtgttagggtcacacttgtgtgagaccgtttcacgcaTCCTTagcttat encodes:
- the LOC116030542 gene encoding aspartyl protease AED3-like, whose amino-acid sequence is MKAILLVSLALAVLFTVGQCSGRGNCKVEEKGSTLQVLHVYSSCSPFRPSGSSPSLSWEETVLQMQTKDEARLEYLSSLVAGKSAVPIASGRQMMQSPTYIVRAKIGTPPQTLLLAMDTSSDAAWIPCTGCAGCPASTHFSPPKSTTFKNVSCGAPQCHLMPKSTCEGGACSFNVSYGVSTIAGNLSQDTVTLATDAVPGYTFGCVRRATGSSMPPQGLLGLGRGPLSLLSQTQSLYKSTFSYCLPSFKSPNFAGSLRLGPTGQPLRIKYTHLLKNPRRSSLYYVNLVGIKVGRRVVDIPPGAFAFNPVTGAGTVIDSGTVFTRLVEPAYAAVRNEFRRRMGKNTTVTSLGGFDTCYTVPVTVPTITFMFQGMNVTLPQDNFLIHSTAGSTTCLAMAAAPDNVNSVLNVIANMQQQNHRILFDVPNSRLGVARELCS